The Desmonostoc muscorum LEGE 12446 genome includes a region encoding these proteins:
- a CDS encoding histidine phosphatase family protein — translation MTLNLYLLRHGETTFSQSGNFCGKTDAELTREGMQMAGSFADVYQKLKWEGVYVSPMKRTIATAKPFCDRIGINMQLRDGLREGSYGEWETYSKSFVQENYAQNYLKWLTEPAWNAPLGGETAVDIANRSMPVIAEIQEKHPQGNVLVVSHKATIRIMLCSLLGIDLGRYRYRVNILVASVSMVKFDVNGPLLEILGDRHHIPDDIRSRPGT, via the coding sequence ATGACACTCAATTTATATTTACTGCGACATGGAGAAACTACTTTTAGTCAAAGTGGTAATTTCTGCGGTAAAACTGATGCGGAGTTGACAAGAGAAGGGATGCAGATGGCAGGGAGTTTTGCCGATGTTTATCAAAAATTGAAGTGGGAGGGTGTTTATGTTAGCCCGATGAAGCGCACAATTGCAACTGCCAAGCCATTTTGCGATCGTATTGGCATAAATATGCAGTTGCGTGACGGACTTAGAGAAGGTAGCTACGGCGAATGGGAAACGTATAGTAAATCGTTTGTCCAAGAGAATTACGCCCAAAACTATTTAAAATGGTTGACAGAACCCGCTTGGAATGCGCCACTAGGTGGAGAAACTGCGGTAGATATTGCTAACCGTTCTATGCCTGTAATTGCTGAAATTCAAGAAAAACATCCCCAAGGTAATGTTTTAGTAGTTTCCCATAAAGCCACGATTCGGATTATGCTTTGCAGTTTACTGGGAATTGATTTAGGACGCTATCGCTATCGGGTGAATATTTTGGTCGCGTCGGTAAGTATGGTTAAATTTGATGTTAATGGTCCTTTGTTAGAAATATTAGGCGATCGCCATCATATACCGGATGATATTCGCTCTCGTCCGGGAACATAA
- a CDS encoding HAD family hydrolase: protein MALEGVILDIDGTLVLSNDVHANSWVEAFAAYDLEVPFETVRPLMGMGGDQLIPKVAPELNSEEGTGKAIAKLRKELLFDKYIPQITAANGSRELILKMQKSGLHLVVASSASSEELEIMLKIAQVDDLLSEVTTSDDAEASKPAPDIVEAALKKGKMIPDKVVMLGDSPYDIESAGKAGVGVIALRCGGFNDEQLSQALAIYDDPEDLLQHYDFCILGANLEL from the coding sequence ATGGCATTAGAAGGGGTAATTTTAGATATTGATGGCACGCTGGTTTTAAGTAATGATGTTCATGCAAATTCCTGGGTAGAGGCATTTGCAGCTTATGACTTGGAAGTGCCATTTGAAACAGTCAGACCACTCATGGGCATGGGTGGAGACCAACTGATTCCCAAAGTAGCGCCAGAATTAAATAGTGAGGAAGGAACTGGTAAAGCGATCGCTAAACTACGCAAAGAACTATTATTTGATAAATATATACCGCAAATTACTGCTGCCAATGGAAGCAGGGAGTTAATATTAAAGATGCAAAAATCAGGATTGCATCTGGTTGTTGCAAGTTCAGCGAGTTCTGAAGAACTTGAGATCATGCTCAAAATTGCCCAAGTAGATGATTTGCTCTCGGAAGTCACTACATCCGATGATGCCGAAGCATCTAAACCTGCTCCTGACATTGTAGAAGCCGCCTTAAAGAAAGGAAAAATGATACCTGATAAAGTAGTGATGCTAGGAGATTCTCCCTACGATATTGAGTCTGCCGGCAAAGCAGGGGTAGGTGTGATTGCTTTGCGCTGCGGTGGCTTTAACGATGAGCAACTGTCCCAAGCCCTGGCAATTTATGATGACCCAGAAGATTTGCTACAGCACTATGATTTTTGTATTCTGGGCGCAAATTTAGAATTATGA
- a CDS encoding cytochrome P450, with product MKLPESPQSPKFIQLLQWIFNPLKLMETSAKAHGECFSLQLTGNSPMVLFSNPQAIGQIFTAPLEQLDAKGSAQLLKSLLGENSLILLSGASHQRQRRLLTPPFHGDRMKAYGQIIADITHEVISSWKIGEPFSIRDSMQEISLKVILQAVFGLNKGERFTKLSGLLRSVLELSGSPLRASVTFIRALQVDWGNWSPWGKFLLQMRQIDELLYSEIQERRDNPDASRSDILSLMMSARDVNGEPMTDVELRDELMTLLVAGHETTASALTWAIYWIHHLPEVREKLLTELDNVNENPDWNEVSRLPYLTAVCQETLRIYPIIMLTIPRIVKTPIEIMGYELQPGTLLTGSIYLMHHREDLYPEPKQFKPERFLERQYSQYEYLPFGGGNRTCIGMAFAMFEMKLVLATVLSQMNLALVDNYPVKPMRRGITLGPSGGKWLIATEQRQKVKTAVGV from the coding sequence ATGAAACTGCCAGAGAGTCCACAAAGTCCAAAATTTATACAGTTGCTTCAGTGGATTTTTAATCCTTTGAAACTGATGGAAACATCTGCAAAGGCGCATGGCGAATGTTTTTCGCTACAGCTAACTGGTAACAGCCCAATGGTATTGTTTAGTAATCCCCAAGCAATTGGGCAGATTTTTACAGCTCCACTTGAGCAATTAGACGCTAAAGGTTCAGCGCAACTTTTAAAATCTTTGTTGGGTGAAAACTCGTTAATCTTGCTATCTGGTGCATCTCACCAACGACAGCGGCGATTATTGACGCCGCCTTTTCATGGCGATCGCATGAAAGCTTACGGTCAAATTATTGCTGATATCACTCATGAAGTCATCAGTAGTTGGAAAATTGGCGAACCTTTTTCTATCCGTGACTCCATGCAAGAAATCTCGCTCAAAGTCATACTCCAAGCTGTATTTGGTCTAAATAAAGGAGAACGTTTCACAAAATTGTCAGGACTGTTGCGTTCCGTTCTGGAGTTATCTGGTTCCCCCTTGCGTGCTTCCGTCACATTTATTCGCGCACTGCAAGTAGATTGGGGTAACTGGAGTCCTTGGGGAAAATTTTTGCTTCAAATGCGGCAAATTGACGAACTCCTTTACAGCGAGATTCAAGAACGCAGAGATAACCCAGATGCTTCTCGCAGTGATATTCTCTCGTTGATGATGTCGGCGCGTGACGTGAATGGTGAACCCATGACTGATGTTGAGTTGCGCGATGAGTTAATGACTTTGTTAGTCGCCGGTCATGAAACCACCGCTTCAGCCTTGACATGGGCAATTTATTGGATTCATCATTTGCCAGAAGTACGAGAAAAGCTGCTAACCGAGTTAGATAATGTTAACGAAAATCCTGATTGGAATGAAGTTTCTCGCTTACCTTATCTAACTGCGGTATGCCAAGAGACACTCCGTATTTACCCAATCATCATGCTTACTATCCCTCGCATAGTCAAGACACCAATAGAAATTATGGGCTATGAACTTCAACCAGGGACATTGCTCACAGGTTCTATATATTTAATGCATCACCGCGAAGATTTATACCCAGAACCAAAGCAGTTTAAGCCAGAAAGATTTTTAGAACGCCAGTATTCTCAGTACGAATATTTACCCTTTGGCGGCGGTAATCGTACCTGTATTGGCATGGCGTTTGCGATGTTTGAAATGAAGTTGGTATTGGCAACTGTGTTATCACAAATGAATTTAGCATTAGTTGACAATTATCCAGTTAAACCGATGCGTCGTGGCATAACTTTAGGCCCTTCTGGCGGTAAGTGGTTAATTGCAACCGAACAGCGGCAAAAGGTGAAAACTGCTGTGGGTGTGTAA
- a CDS encoding 2OG-Fe dioxygenase family protein, with product MQKVWTATELEYAFLFTLRKVNSINVEGFKPFFSNMPIDPYIKGNYRSRRLSRFIVSEDQLIKLPHGYLFQSKEYNPLLGDIKREFAELDDALIELDIFRNLVLAFTDSCKLHPEAEIGVHQIRTICSPDNLGNPAPEGIHQDGTDFIGIFSVDRDNIQGGETHLYAAKKEKPVFSKILNSGELLLVNDHDFFHFTTPIKPEIAAQGSRDVFVLTSPSLLTE from the coding sequence ATGCAAAAAGTGTGGACAGCAACGGAATTAGAATACGCTTTTCTGTTTACTTTAAGAAAAGTTAATTCAATTAATGTAGAAGGTTTCAAGCCATTTTTTAGTAATATGCCTATTGATCCTTACATCAAAGGCAACTATCGTTCGAGAAGATTATCTCGGTTTATAGTTTCTGAGGATCAGTTAATTAAATTACCTCATGGCTACCTTTTCCAAAGTAAAGAGTATAATCCATTATTAGGCGACATCAAAAGAGAGTTTGCAGAATTAGATGATGCTCTCATAGAGCTTGATATTTTTAGAAATCTTGTCTTAGCATTTACTGATTCTTGTAAACTTCATCCGGAAGCAGAAATCGGAGTTCATCAAATCAGAACTATTTGTTCGCCAGATAATTTAGGTAATCCTGCACCTGAAGGTATCCATCAAGATGGTACTGATTTTATTGGGATTTTCTCAGTAGATAGAGATAATATTCAAGGTGGAGAAACACACTTATATGCTGCCAAAAAAGAAAAGCCTGTATTTAGTAAAATTCTAAATTCTGGAGAACTTTTATTAGTCAACGATCATGATTTTTTCCACTTCACCACTCCCATCAAACCAGAGATTGCTGCTCAAGGAAGTAGGGATGTGTTTGTGTTAACTTCTCCTAGCTTGCTTACTGAATAA